In Intestinibacillus sp. Marseille-P6563, a single genomic region encodes these proteins:
- the rbfA gene encoding 30S ribosome-binding factor RbfA produces MASNRITRISEEVMRALAEALRAVKDPRVQNGLVSVTHCEVTNDLRYAKVYISVLGTPEQAKDVMKGLKSASGWLRREVGHKVQLRYAPELVFELDESITHGAHISQVIHGLEREGKMGSGEDEA; encoded by the coding sequence ATGGCAAGCAATCGCATCACCCGCATTTCCGAAGAGGTCATGCGCGCGCTGGCCGAAGCGCTGCGCGCGGTCAAGGACCCGCGTGTGCAAAACGGCCTGGTTTCGGTCACCCATTGCGAAGTGACCAACGACCTGCGCTATGCCAAGGTTTATATTTCGGTGCTCGGCACCCCCGAACAGGCCAAGGACGTGATGAAGGGCTTGAAATCCGCGTCCGGCTGGCTGCGCCGGGAAGTTGGCCACAAGGTCCAGCTGCGCTATGCGCCCGAGCTGGTCTTTGAACTGGACGAGTCCATCACCCACGGCGCACACATCTCTCAGGTCATCCACGGACTCGAGCGCGAAGGCAAGATGGGCAGCGGGGAGGACGAAGCATGA
- a CDS encoding DHH family phosphoesterase, translated as MNVTVAEAAALLRQADDILILSHRRPDGDTTGCAGALCRGLRQLGKNAYVLENPEITKRYESLIVPCYPPEGFVPAFVVTTDIADTNLFSDNAQGYIGKIDLALDHHRSNPGIGKHNLIRPQAGGCAEVIYDVLKALGVTLTRDIARCIYIAISTDTGCFKFSNTVPHTLRVAADCLEAGIDGGEINRALFEVKSWPRFEMERIIFDTMEFAMDRKVALALLWRADIDRTGADMDDLDSIASLTRQIEGVQVGITLTENKDGTIKASVRTTKEVDASAICSKCGGGGHLRAGGASFPAGVDMMQAKQRLLLATKEVYQQSSL; from the coding sequence ATGAACGTCACCGTAGCCGAAGCCGCCGCCCTGCTGCGGCAGGCGGACGATATTCTCATTCTGTCCCATCGCCGGCCGGACGGCGACACGACCGGCTGCGCGGGCGCGCTGTGCCGCGGCCTGCGGCAGCTGGGCAAGAACGCTTATGTGCTGGAAAACCCCGAGATCACCAAGCGGTATGAATCGCTCATCGTACCCTGCTACCCGCCGGAAGGCTTTGTGCCTGCTTTTGTCGTGACCACCGACATCGCGGACACCAACCTATTTTCCGACAATGCGCAGGGGTATATCGGCAAGATCGACCTTGCGCTCGACCATCACCGCTCTAACCCCGGCATCGGCAAGCACAACCTCATCCGTCCCCAGGCGGGCGGCTGTGCCGAGGTCATCTACGACGTACTCAAGGCACTGGGCGTGACGCTTACGCGCGACATCGCGCGGTGCATCTATATCGCCATCTCGACCGATACCGGCTGCTTTAAATTCTCCAACACCGTGCCGCACACGCTGCGCGTGGCGGCCGACTGTCTGGAAGCCGGCATCGATGGGGGCGAAATCAATCGCGCGCTCTTTGAAGTCAAGAGCTGGCCGCGGTTTGAGATGGAGCGCATCATTTTCGACACCATGGAGTTTGCCATGGACCGCAAGGTCGCGCTGGCCCTTCTGTGGCGGGCGGACATCGACCGCACCGGCGCAGACATGGACGATTTGGACTCGATCGCGTCGCTCACCCGCCAGATCGAAGGCGTGCAGGTCGGCATCACCCTGACCGAAAACAAGGATGGCACCATCAAAGCATCGGTGCGCACGACCAAGGAAGTGGACGCTTCGGCCATTTGCAGCAAATGCGGCGGCGGCGGCCATCTGCGCGCGGGTGGTGCATCTTTCCCGGCTGGAGTGGACATGATGCAGGCCAAGCAGCGTCTGCTGCTGGCCACCAAGGAAGTCTACCAGCAGAGCAGCCTTTGA